Within the Calditrichota bacterium genome, the region GAAGCGCGCTCGCTCGACCGGGCACGCGATCTCTATAGTCGGGCGCTGGCTTTAAATCCTTCCGCCGATATGGTCTATAGAGTAGGCTACACCTGGCTTCAGTTCGGAGGCGACACGACGTGGGTGATAGACCTCTACAACCGCCTCCTGACCGCCGACGACTCCCACACGACGGCGATGAAAGCCGCCGGGCACGCGCTGAATCTCGGCCTCTTCGATCTGGCGGGATCGATCTACGAGCCTAAATGGCGATCGAATCCCCGCGACGGCGCGGCGCTCTCGGGGTTGATTGAAATGAACCGCCGCAAGGGCGACTATGCCCGCGCGCTCAACTATGTGAATGACTGGCTGGGCAACAACCCGGGCGACGAGGTGATGCTGAAGAAGCGCGACGAATTGACGGCGCTGGCGGGCAGGTAGGTTTTGAGCATAAGGCTCAAGGTGAGGAAGTTCGCGGAGGGGCGGATTCCAATCCGCCCATCTTGGGAGTGACTTATCGCGTAGGGGCGGATTCCGATCCGCCCGTTTGGGGAGTGACTTATCGCGTAGGGGCGGATTCCAATCCGCCCGTTTGGGGAGTGACTTATCGCGTAGGGGCGGATTCCGATCCGCCCGTTTGGGGAGTGACTTATCGCGTAGGGGCGGATTCCGATCCGCCCGTTTGGGGAGTGGCTTATCGCGTAGGGGCGGATTCCGATCCGCCCGTTTGGGGAGTGGCTTATCGCGGAGGGGCGGATTCCGATCCGCCCGTTTGGGGAGTGGCTTATCGCGGAGGGGCGGATTCCGATCCGCCCCTGCACGATTATTCTACACGCCTTTACTTCACCAGCAGCGCCTTCGCGGTGGCGGTTCGGCCCGATGCCTCCAGCCGCACCAGATAGACCCCCGACGGCAACCCACCGGCATCCCACGCCAGCCGGTGCTTCCCCGCACCATAATAACCATCCGCAACCACCCCCACCTCCCGGCCCGTCCCGTCCATCACCCCCAGACGCGCCAGACCCGCCTCACCCAACCCAAACTCCACCCCCAAGCGCCCGTTGAAAGGATTCGGATAGAGCGCCCTTAAGCCAAACCCAACCGGCACCGCGACTTCACCAGCACCCTCCACCCGCAGCACCCCCCACCCACCCCC harbors:
- a CDS encoding T9SS type A sorting domain-containing protein, with product GGGWGVLRVEGAGEVAVPVGFGLRALYPNPFNGRLGVEFGLGEAGLARLGVMDGTGREVGVVADGYYGAGKHRLAWDAGGLPSGVYLVRLEASGRTATAKALLVK